From Streptomyces sp. CMB-StM0423, a single genomic window includes:
- a CDS encoding bifunctional serine/threonine-protein kinase/ABC transporter substrate-binding protein, protein MTEQLTPSDPVRIGGHRLLARLGAGGMGVVYLGRADTGGLAAVKVIRPEYAAEADFRARFRREVAAARRVRSPWVVPVTGAGPDAEAPWLATAFVPGPALAEAVARCGPLPERGTRILGKILARALAAVHVAGLVHRDVKPGNVLLAVDGPRLIDFGIARSPEETALTSPDAVVGTPGFLAPEQARGREVGPAADVFALGCVLAYAATGRPPFGTGAVDALLYRTVHDEPDLADVPDGVREVVVRCLAKDPAARPTATELDDALVEDAPEGTAEWLPDEVVRLIADRSAAILALPDIDATEAAAPGPGRATGRRRFLALGAGGAALLAAGGGAALWAGLRDDGGPGPAARRWILGVQADLSGPQRAAGRAQERGVRLAVEQFNARKRRPFEVDVAVADDRGDPAGAERAARRLAADRDVLAVVGSTGDKTTGAALGPYDERRVPQLTVSSAQGAYGTASRRSLLQTVPTYGTTSLPAALMLRAAGVRRLGMVIDRAAGEFAWEEGHLAYRTIGLVEIEVYPRVVPRSAASPVAVLADVLDREPDAVYYAGGSRRGADLARGLAGRGFTGVRILGYPAAGPEFTARAGAAADGWEAYAPYIDPGAKPVAEFAAAFRTRYGQAPGRWAAEAYDVTRMVLDRLTEAAGGGGRPARGELFGLLAKGTYRGLVREYAFQDGYLQGVEMFHYRAADGRFGYAGPADTGE, encoded by the coding sequence GTGACGGAGCAGCTCACGCCCTCGGATCCGGTACGGATCGGCGGCCACCGCCTCCTCGCCCGGCTCGGCGCCGGCGGCATGGGCGTCGTCTACCTCGGCCGCGCGGACACCGGCGGGCTGGCGGCGGTCAAGGTGATCCGCCCGGAGTACGCCGCGGAGGCGGACTTCCGCGCCCGGTTCCGCCGCGAGGTCGCCGCCGCCCGGCGGGTGCGCAGCCCGTGGGTGGTGCCCGTCACCGGCGCCGGCCCGGACGCCGAAGCCCCCTGGCTGGCCACGGCGTTCGTGCCGGGCCCCGCGCTCGCCGAGGCCGTCGCCCGCTGCGGCCCGCTGCCGGAGCGCGGCACGCGGATACTCGGCAAGATCCTCGCCCGTGCGCTCGCCGCCGTGCACGTGGCCGGGCTCGTCCACCGGGACGTCAAGCCCGGCAACGTGCTGCTCGCCGTTGACGGCCCGCGGCTCATCGACTTCGGCATCGCCCGCTCCCCGGAGGAGACGGCGCTCACCTCGCCGGACGCCGTCGTCGGCACCCCCGGGTTCCTCGCGCCCGAGCAGGCGCGGGGCCGGGAGGTCGGCCCGGCGGCCGACGTGTTCGCGCTGGGCTGCGTGCTGGCGTACGCGGCCACCGGGCGCCCGCCGTTCGGCACCGGCGCCGTGGACGCGCTGCTGTACCGCACGGTGCACGACGAGCCGGACCTGGCCGATGTCCCCGACGGCGTGCGGGAGGTGGTCGTCCGCTGCCTCGCCAAGGACCCCGCCGCCCGCCCGACGGCCACCGAACTCGACGACGCCCTGGTCGAGGACGCCCCCGAGGGCACCGCGGAGTGGCTGCCGGACGAGGTCGTACGGCTGATCGCCGACCGCTCCGCCGCGATCCTGGCGCTGCCCGACATCGACGCCACGGAGGCTGCGGCGCCCGGGCCGGGCCGCGCCACCGGCCGCCGCCGCTTCCTCGCCCTCGGCGCCGGCGGCGCCGCGCTGCTGGCCGCGGGCGGGGGCGCGGCGCTCTGGGCGGGACTGCGGGACGACGGCGGGCCGGGACCCGCCGCGCGCCGGTGGATCCTCGGCGTCCAGGCCGACCTGAGCGGGCCGCAGCGGGCGGCGGGGCGGGCGCAGGAGCGCGGGGTGCGGCTGGCCGTCGAGCAGTTCAACGCCCGGAAGCGCCGGCCCTTCGAGGTGGACGTCGCCGTCGCCGACGACCGCGGCGACCCCGCCGGGGCCGAGCGCGCCGCGCGGCGGCTCGCGGCCGACCGCGACGTGCTGGCCGTCGTCGGCTCCACCGGCGACAAGACCACCGGCGCGGCCCTCGGCCCGTACGACGAGCGGCGCGTCCCGCAGCTCACGGTCTCCTCCGCGCAGGGCGCGTACGGCACCGCCTCCCGCCGCTCCCTGCTGCAGACCGTGCCGACCTACGGCACCACCAGCCTGCCCGCCGCGCTGATGCTCCGGGCCGCGGGGGTGCGCCGGCTGGGCATGGTGATCGACCGGGCGGCGGGCGAGTTCGCGTGGGAGGAAGGCCACCTCGCGTACAGGACCATCGGGCTGGTGGAGATCGAGGTGTACCCGCGGGTGGTGCCGCGCAGCGCGGCCTCGCCCGTCGCGGTGCTGGCGGACGTGCTGGACCGGGAGCCGGACGCCGTCTACTACGCGGGCGGTTCGCGGCGCGGCGCGGACCTCGCGCGCGGGCTCGCGGGACGGGGCTTCACGGGCGTACGGATCCTCGGCTACCCCGCCGCCGGGCCGGAGTTCACCGCGCGGGCGGGCGCGGCGGCGGACGGCTGGGAGGCGTACGCGCCGTACATCGACCCGGGGGCGAAGCCGGTCGCGGAGTTCGCCGCGGCGTTCCGCACACGGTACGGGCAGGCCCCCGGGCGGTGGGCGGCCGAGGCGTACGACGTGACGCGGATGGTGCTCGACCGGCTCACCGAGGCCGCCGGGGGCGGCGGCCGGCCGGCGCGGGGGGAGCTGTTCGGGCTGCTGGCGAAGGGCACGTACCGCGGGCTGGTCAGGGAGTACGCGTTCCAGGACGGCTACTTGCAGGGCGTCGAGATGTTCCACTACCGCGCCGCGGACGGCCGCTTCGGCTACGCGGGACCCGCGGACACGGGCGAGTGA
- a CDS encoding anthrone oxygenase family protein, with protein sequence MKNLQTATLLAGVLTSGLMAGLFAAFAYAVMPGLGRSSDRTLVEAMQGINKAIINPVFMLPFMGSLPLLGLAVVLAWRGQGREALPWLIAALVVYVVAFGVTVAGNVPLNDQLEQAGDPDRVQDLAAVRADFEDRWVALNVVRAVLHTVAFGLLAWALIVYGAHRPAGDAEAARGSGTGWQGAPAQRGAPAAPGQPGPGWQYRAEPAAWPGPAAAPPPTTYR encoded by the coding sequence GTGAAGAACCTTCAGACAGCCACCCTGCTCGCCGGCGTCCTCACCTCAGGACTCATGGCCGGCCTCTTCGCGGCCTTCGCCTACGCGGTGATGCCGGGCCTGGGGCGGTCCTCGGACCGCACCCTCGTCGAGGCGATGCAGGGCATCAACAAGGCGATCATCAATCCGGTGTTCATGCTCCCGTTCATGGGCTCGCTCCCGCTGCTCGGCCTGGCCGTCGTGCTGGCGTGGCGCGGCCAGGGCCGCGAGGCGCTGCCGTGGCTGATCGCGGCGCTGGTGGTGTACGTGGTCGCGTTCGGCGTCACCGTCGCCGGGAACGTCCCGCTGAACGACCAGCTCGAACAGGCCGGCGACCCGGACCGGGTGCAGGACCTGGCCGCGGTCCGGGCGGACTTCGAGGACAGGTGGGTGGCCCTGAACGTCGTCCGGGCGGTGCTGCACACGGTCGCCTTCGGGCTGCTGGCGTGGGCGCTGATCGTGTACGGGGCACACCGGCCGGCCGGCGACGCGGAGGCGGCGCGGGGCTCCGGCACGGGGTGGCAGGGTGCGCCCGCGCAGCGGGGTGCGCCCGCGGCGCCGGGGCAGCCGGGTCCTGGGTGGCAGTACCGGGCGGAACCGGCGGCCTGGCCCGGGCCGGCGGCGGCTCCCCCGCCGACGACGTACCGCTGA
- a CDS encoding LysR family transcriptional regulator, with protein MERREIETFLALAEELHFGRTAERLHVSVAMVSKSVKKLERAVGAPLFDRSSRRVELTPIGRRLYDDVQPAYRQLLDGFTRAVAAGRGVEGVLRVGFLGTAVAQFVMQVAEEFRIRHPDCRVEITEARYADVAGLLAGDVVDVLLLAAPVFDPELSAGPVLFSEPPVLAVSARHPFARRASVSLEDLARDKVLRPRAIPDEVDALSVPAVTPAGRPIERGDDFATIQEMFALVGAGRGVFPVPTHASLYDARPDVVYVPMSDGLPYEWRLMWRTAGETNRIRAFGVAARDFVAANGNPLLPADR; from the coding sequence ATGGAGCGGCGCGAGATCGAGACGTTCCTCGCGCTGGCCGAGGAGCTGCATTTCGGCCGCACCGCCGAGCGGCTGCACGTGTCGGTGGCGATGGTGAGCAAGTCGGTGAAGAAGCTGGAGCGCGCCGTCGGGGCACCGCTGTTCGACCGGTCGAGCCGCCGGGTGGAACTGACGCCCATCGGCCGCCGCCTCTACGACGACGTGCAGCCCGCGTACCGGCAGCTCCTCGACGGCTTCACGCGCGCCGTGGCCGCGGGCCGCGGGGTGGAGGGGGTGCTGCGGGTCGGGTTCCTCGGCACCGCCGTGGCGCAGTTCGTGATGCAGGTCGCCGAGGAGTTCCGCATCCGGCACCCGGACTGCCGGGTGGAGATCACCGAGGCGCGGTACGCGGACGTGGCCGGGCTGCTCGCCGGGGACGTCGTGGACGTGCTGCTGCTCGCGGCGCCGGTCTTCGACCCGGAGCTGTCCGCGGGCCCGGTGCTGTTCAGCGAGCCCCCGGTGCTGGCGGTCTCCGCCCGGCACCCGTTCGCGCGCCGCGCGTCCGTCTCGCTGGAGGACCTGGCCCGCGACAAGGTACTGCGCCCGCGCGCGATCCCCGACGAGGTGGACGCGCTCTCGGTGCCGGCCGTCACCCCCGCGGGCCGGCCCATCGAGCGCGGCGACGACTTCGCCACGATCCAGGAGATGTTCGCGCTCGTCGGCGCCGGCCGCGGCGTCTTCCCCGTCCCGACGCACGCGAGCCTGTACGACGCGCGCCCCGACGTCGTCTACGTGCCGATGTCCGACGGGCTGCCGTACGAATGGCGGCTGATGTGGCGCACCGCGGGGGAGACCAACCGGATCCGCGCCTTCGGCGTCGCGGCCCGCGACTTCGTCGCGGCGAACGGCAACCCGCTGCTGCCGGCGGACCGGTAG
- a CDS encoding bifunctional serine/threonine-protein kinase/ABC transporter substrate-binding protein, which translates to MRALTSGDPGAVGGHRLLARLGAGGMGVVYLARTPGGALVALKVIRAEHAADPDFRTRFRREVTAAGRLRGRGLVPVVAADAEAGEPWLATEFVPGPTLTETVDGHGSWPEPAVLRLGAYLARTLADVHRAGLVHRDVKPGNVLLTLDGPRLIDFGIARAPGATALTKSDVVIGSPGYLAPEQAGTGAAEVGPPADVFALGCVLAYTASARRSFGTGNPAAVVFRTVHESPDLSGVPEGPLRGWVERCLSKPPGDRPTAAELAAALESAAGEPGPAGEGPEPPPAAGGAGAARPGPPAARPPAAGGSGDTVADPVSWLPGAVVRVVAERAARALDIPPPARDTLVSDSPPPTPPTRRRFLVAGGVAGAVAAGGGLLAYGLGRGGTSGAGDTSVHTLGLHADLSGPGKDAGRAHERAARLAVDRHNARENTGFRLALEVADDGGSREGAARAARRFADDAAVRAVLGPTTAAGARAAAGVYRAARLGAVLVGVDGTGVPQADAETLAVTRAPEELVPAAFLRYLTDVRPVVHTAVLRDEGDAAWEFARALIDNPPNGGSVSVHGTKDGITAAVGSALDERAEAVLYAGGSPDRAGRCARALTAAGFTGVRGGTWHTLGPAFLSAAGTAAAEGWLSAAPFTDPAAARDFAAAYRGAYGVAPPRWAPEAYDAVGLVAAAIARQKKTATGDTVDRGALAQELFRDTYRGVAKNLRFAQDWTHQLELPGTLFLYQARGGAFAFLGPYDEVRRP; encoded by the coding sequence GTGCGCGCGCTGACCTCCGGCGACCCCGGGGCCGTCGGCGGCCACCGGCTGCTGGCGCGGCTCGGCGCCGGCGGCATGGGTGTGGTCTACCTCGCCCGGACGCCGGGCGGCGCGCTGGTCGCGCTGAAGGTGATCCGCGCGGAGCACGCCGCGGACCCGGACTTCCGCACCCGCTTCCGCCGCGAGGTGACGGCGGCGGGCCGGCTGCGGGGCCGCGGGCTGGTCCCGGTCGTCGCGGCGGACGCGGAGGCCGGGGAACCGTGGCTGGCCACGGAGTTCGTGCCGGGCCCGACGCTGACGGAGACGGTGGACGGGCACGGGTCGTGGCCGGAGCCGGCGGTCCTGCGGCTGGGCGCGTACCTGGCCCGTACGCTCGCGGACGTCCACCGCGCGGGCCTCGTCCACCGGGACGTCAAGCCCGGCAACGTCCTGCTGACGCTCGACGGCCCGCGGCTCATCGACTTCGGCATCGCCCGCGCGCCGGGGGCGACGGCGCTGACGAAGAGCGACGTGGTGATCGGCTCCCCGGGCTACCTCGCCCCGGAGCAGGCCGGCACGGGCGCGGCCGAAGTCGGCCCGCCCGCGGACGTCTTCGCCCTCGGCTGCGTCCTGGCCTACACGGCCTCGGCCCGCCGCTCCTTCGGCACGGGCAACCCGGCGGCGGTCGTCTTCCGCACGGTCCACGAGTCCCCGGACCTGTCCGGGGTCCCGGAGGGGCCGCTACGGGGCTGGGTGGAACGGTGCCTGAGCAAACCCCCGGGGGACCGCCCGACCGCGGCGGAGCTGGCGGCGGCGTTGGAGTCGGCGGCGGGGGAGCCGGGGCCCGCGGGGGAGGGGCCGGAGCCGCCGCCCGCCGCCGGCGGTGCGGGCGCGGCGCGTCCCGGGCCCCCGGCTGCGCGGCCGCCCGCGGCGGGCGGGTCAGGGGACACCGTTGCGGATCCCGTGAGTTGGCTGCCGGGTGCGGTGGTGCGGGTGGTTGCCGAGCGGGCCGCCCGGGCGCTCGATATTCCGCCTCCGGCCCGCGACACCCTCGTCTCCGACTCCCCGCCGCCCACGCCGCCCACCCGGCGGCGGTTCCTGGTGGCCGGCGGGGTGGCGGGGGCCGTCGCTGCCGGGGGCGGGCTCCTCGCGTACGGGCTCGGCCGGGGCGGGACGTCGGGCGCGGGGGACACTTCCGTGCACACCCTCGGGCTGCACGCCGACCTCAGCGGGCCGGGGAAGGACGCGGGCCGCGCCCACGAGCGCGCCGCCCGGCTGGCCGTCGACCGGCACAACGCCCGCGAGAACACCGGGTTCCGCCTCGCCCTGGAGGTCGCCGACGACGGCGGCAGCCGGGAGGGCGCCGCGCGCGCCGCCCGGCGGTTCGCGGATGACGCCGCCGTACGGGCCGTCCTCGGGCCGACCACGGCCGCCGGTGCCCGGGCCGCCGCTGGGGTCTACCGCGCCGCCCGGCTCGGCGCCGTGCTCGTCGGCGTCGACGGTACCGGCGTCCCGCAGGCCGACGCGGAGACGCTCGCCGTCACCCGGGCGCCCGAGGAACTGGTGCCCGCGGCCTTCCTCCGCTACCTGACCGACGTCCGCCCCGTCGTGCACACCGCCGTCCTCCGCGACGAGGGCGACGCGGCCTGGGAGTTCGCCCGGGCCCTGATCGACAATCCGCCCAACGGCGGCAGCGTCTCCGTGCACGGGACGAAGGACGGCATCACCGCCGCCGTCGGCTCCGCGCTCGACGAACGCGCCGAGGCGGTCCTCTACGCCGGCGGGTCCCCGGACCGCGCCGGCCGGTGCGCCCGCGCCCTGACCGCCGCCGGCTTCACCGGCGTCCGCGGCGGCACCTGGCACACCCTGGGCCCGGCGTTCCTGTCGGCGGCCGGCACCGCCGCGGCCGAAGGCTGGCTGTCCGCCGCCCCGTTCACCGACCCCGCCGCGGCGCGGGACTTCGCCGCCGCGTACCGCGGCGCGTACGGCGTGGCGCCGCCGCGCTGGGCGCCCGAGGCGTACGACGCGGTGGGCCTGGTCGCGGCGGCGATCGCCCGGCAGAAGAAGACCGCGACGGGCGACACCGTCGACCGCGGGGCCCTCGCGCAGGAGCTGTTCCGGGACACGTACCGCGGCGTGGCCAAGAACCTCCGCTTCGCGCAGGACTGGACACACCAACTGGAGCTGCCCGGAACCCTCTTCCTCTACCAGGCCCGCGGCGGCGCGTTCGCCTTCCTCGGCCCGTACGACGAGGTGCGGCGCCCCTGA
- a CDS encoding NmrA family transcriptional regulator: MTRHDLTLVTGGTGKTGGRLVHLLTGRDLPVRIGSRSGGVPFDWEDRATWGPALDGVRSVYLSYYPDLAVPGAPEVVGAFAELAVAKGARRLVLLSGRGEEEAAATEKAVAATGADLTVLRAAWFMQNFSESYLLDPVLAGEVALPAGDVREPFVDADDIAAAAVAALTEDGHVGRTYELTGPRLLTFAEAVAEIAAATGRDLSYVTIPLADFTGGLAAEGAPQEVSDLLTYLFTSVLDGRNAHLDDGVGQLLGRPARDFAGYARATAATGVWNPENAS; this comes from the coding sequence ATGACTCGCCACGACCTGACCCTCGTCACGGGCGGCACCGGCAAGACCGGCGGCCGGCTCGTCCACCTGCTGACCGGCCGCGACCTGCCGGTCCGTATCGGCTCCCGCTCCGGCGGCGTCCCCTTCGACTGGGAGGACCGCGCGACCTGGGGGCCCGCGCTCGACGGCGTGCGCTCGGTTTACCTCTCCTACTACCCGGACCTCGCCGTCCCCGGCGCGCCGGAGGTCGTCGGCGCCTTCGCCGAGCTGGCGGTGGCGAAGGGCGCGCGGCGCCTGGTGCTGCTGTCGGGCCGCGGCGAGGAGGAGGCCGCGGCCACGGAGAAGGCGGTGGCGGCGACGGGCGCGGACCTGACCGTGCTGCGGGCGGCGTGGTTCATGCAGAACTTCAGCGAGAGCTACCTGCTCGACCCCGTGCTCGCCGGAGAGGTGGCGCTGCCCGCGGGTGACGTCCGCGAGCCGTTCGTGGACGCCGACGACATCGCTGCCGCGGCGGTGGCCGCCCTCACCGAGGACGGCCACGTGGGGCGCACGTACGAGCTGACAGGACCCCGGCTGCTCACCTTCGCCGAGGCCGTCGCGGAGATCGCCGCGGCGACCGGGCGGGATCTGAGCTACGTCACGATCCCGCTGGCCGACTTCACCGGGGGGCTGGCCGCGGAGGGCGCCCCGCAGGAGGTCAGCGACCTGCTGACGTACCTCTTCACCAGCGTCCTCGACGGCCGCAACGCCCACCTCGACGACGGTGTCGGGCAGCTCCTCGGCCGCCCGGCCCGCGACTTCGCCGGCTACGCCCGCGCCACCGCCGCGACGGGCGTCTGGAACCCGGAGAACGCCTCGTGA
- a CDS encoding ATP-binding protein has protein sequence MASSSHIALGTTADFDAAAHGESFELVARAAAAAEARAHVRRLLDGWRLGGDACDAAQLVISELVTNAVLHASGGRIVCRLALRPPGVRLEVRDQGGSYGVPIHTVAGPEDECGRGLGLVAALSEAWGTEPSGPGFAVWATLRAPRPV, from the coding sequence ATGGCCTCCTCATCCCACATCGCGCTCGGCACGACGGCGGACTTCGACGCCGCGGCGCACGGCGAGAGCTTCGAGCTCGTGGCCAGGGCCGCCGCGGCGGCCGAGGCGCGGGCGCACGTCCGGCGGCTGCTCGACGGCTGGCGGCTGGGCGGCGACGCGTGCGACGCGGCCCAGTTGGTGATCTCCGAGCTGGTGACCAACGCCGTGCTGCACGCGAGCGGCGGCCGGATCGTCTGCCGGCTGGCGCTGCGGCCGCCGGGGGTGCGGCTGGAAGTGCGGGACCAGGGCGGGTCGTACGGGGTCCCGATCCACACCGTCGCGGGGCCCGAGGACGAGTGCGGGCGCGGGCTGGGCCTGGTGGCGGCGCTGAGCGAGGCGTGGGGGACGGAGCCGTCGGGACCGGGGTTCGCGGTGTGGGCGACGCTCAGGGCGCCGCGGCCGGTCTGA
- a CDS encoding helix-turn-helix domain-containing protein, with amino-acid sequence MARAGGEAGAAAISGQSAPTAGQLVLGRRLQNLRESAGFTPEQAAKALRVNATSVRRMEKAEVGLKYASVEKLLRTYGLPQNDIESFLDLVEEANKPGWWHRFRDVLPEQFGLYVSLESAATLIRAYEPHCVPGLLQTEDYARALLSAGQLTLAPGERERRVTLRMERQGLLIREPKPLRLWAIVDEAALRRTVGGPQTMRAQLDRLAEATRMPNVTLQVLPFDTGPHPAMYGPLHLLRFPAPELGDFGYSESLTGPAYVEDTALVSQCLEALNRISTQAPPAHQTENIIASIRKEV; translated from the coding sequence ATGGCGCGAGCGGGCGGCGAGGCGGGCGCGGCGGCCATATCCGGCCAGTCGGCCCCCACGGCCGGGCAGCTCGTGCTGGGCCGCCGGCTGCAGAACCTGCGCGAGAGCGCCGGGTTCACCCCCGAGCAGGCCGCCAAGGCGCTGCGCGTCAACGCGACCAGCGTCCGGCGCATGGAGAAGGCCGAAGTCGGCCTCAAGTACGCCTCCGTGGAGAAGCTGCTGCGCACCTACGGTCTGCCGCAGAACGACATCGAGTCCTTCCTCGACCTGGTCGAGGAGGCCAACAAGCCCGGGTGGTGGCACCGGTTCCGCGACGTCCTGCCGGAGCAGTTCGGCCTGTACGTGAGCCTGGAGTCGGCCGCGACCCTCATCCGCGCGTACGAGCCCCACTGCGTGCCCGGACTGCTGCAGACCGAGGACTACGCCCGCGCCCTGCTCTCCGCCGGGCAACTGACGCTGGCCCCCGGCGAGCGGGAGCGCCGCGTCACCCTGCGGATGGAGCGCCAGGGACTGCTCATACGCGAGCCGAAGCCGCTGCGGCTGTGGGCCATCGTCGACGAGGCGGCTCTGCGCCGCACCGTGGGCGGACCGCAGACGATGCGCGCGCAGCTCGACCGGCTGGCGGAGGCCACCCGGATGCCGAACGTCACCCTCCAGGTGCTCCCGTTCGACACCGGCCCGCACCCGGCCATGTACGGGCCGCTGCACCTGCTGCGCTTCCCCGCCCCGGAGCTGGGCGACTTCGGCTACAGCGAGAGCCTGACCGGCCCCGCCTACGTGGAGGACACCGCGCTGGTCTCCCAGTGCCTGGAGGCCCTCAACCGGATATCCACCCAGGCGCCGCCGGCACATCAGACCGAGAACATCATCGCCAGCATCCGGAAGGAAGTATGA
- a CDS encoding DUF397 domain-containing protein, translating to MRMAHTHGTNDAHRTGAPGGGQVYNGMPARELGTDGWDKPWSGPNGDACVEAKRLVDGRVALRQSTADDGPALIYTAEEMRAFIAGIKNGDADFLLS from the coding sequence ATGAGGATGGCGCACACGCACGGTACGAACGACGCCCACCGCACCGGCGCACCGGGCGGGGGGCAGGTGTACAACGGCATGCCCGCCCGCGAGCTGGGCACCGACGGCTGGGACAAGCCGTGGAGCGGCCCCAACGGCGACGCCTGCGTCGAGGCTAAGCGGCTCGTGGACGGCCGCGTGGCGCTGCGGCAGAGCACCGCGGACGACGGTCCCGCGCTGATCTACACCGCCGAAGAGATGCGCGCGTTCATCGCGGGTATCAAGAACGGGGACGCGGACTTCCTGCTCTCCTGA
- a CDS encoding SAM-dependent methyltransferase, protein MTDETADPTRVDQTRAHPARIYDYILGGHDNYEVDHTAARQVLSVWPQARTAARVNRAFMRRATHWLAAEAGIDQFLDIGTGIPTEPNLHQVAQDANPAARVVYTDNDPLVLRYAEALMTSASQGRTAYLHADVTAPHTILDAAELRGTLDLDRPVALSCNALFHFIPDRDAPHEIMETLLKPLAPGSFLALSHGTPDFDPEGMGKIQEIYHRQGIPLTIRAKESIRPFFAGLELVTPGLVPPHRWKPGRDPDAGSEAELLDAEVSQYAAVARKA, encoded by the coding sequence GTGACCGACGAGACCGCCGATCCCACCCGCGTCGACCAGACCCGGGCGCACCCCGCCCGCATCTACGACTACATCCTGGGCGGGCACGACAACTACGAGGTGGACCACACCGCCGCCCGGCAAGTGCTCTCCGTCTGGCCCCAGGCCCGTACCGCCGCCCGCGTCAACCGCGCGTTCATGCGCCGCGCGACCCACTGGCTGGCCGCCGAGGCGGGCATCGACCAGTTCCTCGACATCGGCACGGGCATACCCACGGAACCCAACCTCCACCAGGTCGCGCAGGACGCCAACCCGGCCGCGCGGGTCGTCTACACCGACAACGACCCGCTGGTGCTGCGGTACGCCGAGGCCCTGATGACCAGCGCGTCGCAGGGCCGCACCGCCTATCTGCACGCGGACGTCACCGCGCCGCACACGATCCTGGACGCGGCCGAGTTACGGGGCACGCTGGACCTGGACCGGCCGGTCGCGCTCTCCTGCAACGCGCTCTTCCACTTCATCCCGGACCGCGACGCACCCCACGAGATCATGGAGACGCTGCTCAAGCCGCTGGCCCCGGGCAGCTTCCTGGCCCTGTCGCACGGCACCCCCGACTTCGACCCCGAGGGCATGGGGAAGATCCAGGAGATCTACCACCGGCAGGGCATCCCCCTGACCATACGCGCGAAAGAGTCGATAAGACCCTTCTTCGCCGGTCTTGAGCTGGTCACTCCGGGCCTGGTCCCCCCGCACCGCTGGAAGCCCGGCAGGGACCCGGACGCCGGCAGCGAAGCGGAGTTGCTGGACGCGGAGGTGTCCCAGTACGCGGCGGTGGCGCGGAAGGCGTAG